One part of the Raphanus sativus cultivar WK10039 chromosome 7, ASM80110v3, whole genome shotgun sequence genome encodes these proteins:
- the LOC108816511 gene encoding uncharacterized protein LOC108816511: MRKQQFDDVEAEKAEAMRRYNNLRRFRNTVRAVAVAFFCYLWFPAVAVSLQAAGAVIVTNRAFVFFFANTLVALIFLLSRDRADEESTSVGSSTEPDLYDQYTSFSVVTVTASDEEAVDGADSKRLIAPAFIAEEEMVVVVAEKQTVPAFIAEEAVVVAEKQMVPAFNAEEVVVEAAAKGDYRRTRSERKKKAKREVTEFRRTESAGSAMEIERLSSEEFRLKVETFIMEKKRSLVLEENDAVERLDHCSSGLELVGGADSSCAASC; this comes from the coding sequence atgaGGAAGCAGCAGTTTGATGACGTGGAGGCGGAAAAAGCGGAGGCGATGAGGAGATACAACAACCTGAGACGGTTCAGGAACACTGTGCGAGCAGTCGCCGTGGCTTTCTTCTGTTACTTGTGGTTTCCCGCGGTGGCGGTTTCGCTGCAAGCCGCGGGAGCGGTTATCGTAACCAATCGCGcgttcgtcttcttcttcgctaACACACTCGTCGCTTTGATCTTCCTCTTGTCTCGCGATCGTGCTGATGAAGAGAGCACGAGTGTTGGTAGTAGCACCGAGCCAGATCTGTACGATCAGTACACATCCTTCTCCGTCGTAACCGTAACCGCCTCCGACGAGGAAGCTGTAGACGGTGCTGATTCGAAAAGGCTGATCGCTCCGGCGTTTATCGCGGAGGAggagatggtggtggtggttgcgGAGAAGCAGACCGTTCCGGCGTTTATCGCGGAGGAGGCGGTGGTGGTTGCGGAGAAGCAGATGGTTCCGGCGTTTAACGCGGAGGAGGTTGTTGTGGAGGCGGCGGCTAAGGGAGACTATAGGAGGACGAGATCGGAGAGGAAAAAGAAGGCTAAACGGGAGGTGACGGAGTTTCGGAGGACTGAATCGGCGGGATCGGCGATGGAGATAGAGAGGTTGAGCAGCGAGGAGTTTCGTTTGAAAGTGGAGACGTTTATAATGGAGAAGAAAAGATCTCTTGTTCTCGAGGAAAACGACGCCGTTGAACGGCTAGACCACTGTTCCTCTGGACTTGAGCTCGTTGGTGGGGCTGACTCTAGCTGCGCGGCCTCGTGCTGA
- the LOC108816071 gene encoding 50S ribosomal protein L31, chloroplastic — MAVSLPNSFFQINPCAPSLVIRKPTTAAAAIGARGGKKPAGSSPSVVQVTCRKKDLHPEFHEDAKVYCNGELVMTTGGTKKEYVVDVWSGNHPFYLGNRSALMVDADQVEKFRKRFAGLSEIMEIPVLKGEIVLPTKKSKGAGKGKKK; from the exons ATGGCGGTTTCTCTCCCGAACTCGTTCTTCCAGATCAATCCATGTGCTCCTTCTCTCGTAATTAGAAAG CCGACTACGGCGGCGGCAGCGATTGGCGCGAGAGGAGGAAAGAAACCGGCGGGAAGCAGTCCCTCGGTGGTTCAAGTGACGTGCAGGAAGAAGGATCTGCACCCCGAGTTTCACGAGGACGCCAAGGTCTACTGCAACGGGGAGCTCGTCATGACCACCGGAGGGACCAAGAAAGAGTACGTCGTCGATGTCTGGTCCGGTAACCACCCGTTCTACCTCGGGAACCGCTCCGCTCTGATGGTTGATGCTGATCAGGTTGAGAAGTTCCGTAAGAGGTTCGCCGGGCTGTCGGAGATTATGGAGATTCCTGTCCTGAAAGGAGAGATCGTCTTGCCGACCAAGAAGAGCAAAGGTGCTGGTAAAGGGAAGAAGAAATGA